One Streptomyces sp. ML-6 genomic region harbors:
- a CDS encoding HAD family hydrolase: MDAMPSHPLTVGFDLDMTLIDTRPGIKAAYLALSAETGTPIDADLVVSRLGPPVDEELRNWFPADVVAATADRYREIYPAHAITPSHALPGARESVAAIRARGGRAIVVTAKHRPNAELHMKHLGIEPDAVIGGLWAEAKGHALREHAADIYVGDHTGDVRGARTAGALSVAVTTGPCGADELREAGADVVLSSLTEFPAWLEGYAA, from the coding sequence ATGGATGCCATGCCTTCGCACCCCTTGACGGTCGGCTTCGACCTCGACATGACGCTCATCGACACCCGGCCCGGAATCAAGGCCGCCTACCTGGCGCTCTCCGCCGAGACGGGGACGCCGATCGACGCGGACCTGGTGGTGAGCAGGCTCGGCCCGCCGGTCGACGAGGAACTGCGGAACTGGTTCCCGGCCGACGTGGTGGCCGCCACCGCCGACCGCTACCGGGAGATCTACCCCGCACACGCCATCACCCCGAGCCACGCCCTGCCGGGAGCCCGGGAGTCGGTTGCGGCGATACGCGCCCGGGGCGGCCGGGCGATCGTTGTCACGGCCAAGCACCGGCCGAACGCGGAACTCCACATGAAGCACCTCGGCATCGAACCCGACGCGGTCATCGGCGGCCTGTGGGCCGAGGCCAAGGGCCACGCGCTGCGCGAGCACGCGGCCGACATCTACGTGGGCGACCACACCGGCGACGTACGCGGCGCCCGCACGGCCGGCGCCCTGTCGGTCGCGGTCACCACGGGCCCGTGCGGCGCGGACGAGCTCCGGGAGGCGGGGGCGGACGTCGTCCTGTCGTCCCTGACGGAGTTCCCGGCCTGGCTGGAGGGGTACGCGGCGTAG
- a CDS encoding peptidase inhibitor family I36 protein → MGKFGKRVRLLAGAATATAFAAALIAPTSASAAPDAWQCTPGTFCAYSGANGTGSVCGWTYEDPDWLNGSSVCKWAKGTRVKSVFNAGNSGKSVSAYTKTGLGGTKVFCLGKGQKKNLAGAGTYLRSHTWKC, encoded by the coding sequence ATGGGGAAATTCGGCAAGCGGGTAAGGCTCCTCGCGGGCGCGGCGACAGCGACGGCGTTCGCCGCCGCACTCATCGCGCCCACCTCGGCATCCGCCGCCCCTGATGCCTGGCAGTGCACGCCCGGGACGTTCTGCGCCTACAGCGGTGCCAACGGAACGGGCAGCGTCTGCGGGTGGACGTACGAGGATCCCGACTGGCTGAACGGTTCGAGCGTGTGCAAGTGGGCCAAGGGGACCAGGGTGAAGTCCGTGTTCAACGCGGGCAACTCCGGGAAGTCGGTCTCGGCGTACACCAAGACCGGCCTCGGGGGCACGAAGGTGTTCTGTCTGGGGAAGGGGCAGAAGAAGAACCTCGCCGGTGCGGGCACCTACCTGCGTTCTCACACCTGGAAGTGCTGA